A genomic stretch from Cellulomonas sp. KRMCY2 includes:
- a CDS encoding GNAT family N-acetyltransferase, whose product MSGLAWPRGRQAGRRSRSASAPGSPSASWGRWTRTSSSLGWSPVKRTSPTGFYPEARGRGLASPRVALMCTFLATRHGVREAIIRTEPANAASVAVALRTGFRLARRGGEGRAQLVRPRPRRGVGSDCPVQRREW is encoded by the coding sequence ATGTCCGGGCTTGCATGGCCGCGTGGCAGGCAGGCGGGCCGACGATCACGTTCGGCATCTGCGCCGGGGTCCCCGAGCGCCTCGTGGGGACGGTGGACGCGCACCTCGAGCTCGCTGGGCTGGAGCCCGGTCAAGCGAACATCGCCTACGGGCTTCTATCCCGAGGCCAGAGGCCGTGGCCTGGCATCCCCGCGGGTTGCGCTGATGTGCACCTTCTTGGCCACCCGGCACGGTGTTCGCGAGGCGATCATCCGCACCGAGCCAGCCAATGCGGCGTCCGTCGCGGTCGCTCTCAGGACTGGCTTCCGTTTGGCTCGACGCGGCGGCGAGGGGCGAGCTCAACTGGTACGTCCGCGACCTCGCAGGGGCGTCGGCTCCGATTGCCCCG